In the Magnolia sinica isolate HGM2019 chromosome 15, MsV1, whole genome shotgun sequence genome, one interval contains:
- the LOC131227836 gene encoding chorismate synthase 2, chloroplastic-like — MNVPVVCAINQGGISNGEMITRRIAFKPTYTIARKQHTVTRDRHEIELIARGRHDPCVVPRVVLMVEAMVALVILDQLMVRYAQCQLLPINPCHQEPMEAPKLEVCFT; from the exons ATGAATGTTCCCGTTGTTTGTGCAATCAATCAG GGTGGAATATCAAATGGTGAAATGATAACCAGGAGGATAGCTTTCAAGCCTACTTATACAATTGCA AGGAAACAACATACAGTGACCAGAGACCGACATGAGATTGAACTCATTGCACGAGGACGCCATGATCCTTGTGTGGTCCCTCGAG TTGTGCTGATGGTGGAAGCCATGGTTGCTTTGGTTATTTTGGATCAACTGATGGTGCGGTATGCACAATGCCAGTTGCTACCCATCAACCCTTGCCACCAAGAACCTATGGAGGCACCAAAGCTTGAGGTTTGTTTTACCTGA